A segment of the Xenopus tropicalis strain Nigerian chromosome 6, UCB_Xtro_10.0, whole genome shotgun sequence genome:
GAACAGGAAGAGTCTTTGGTGGCGATAATGGGTTTCCTTCCCGATCTGCCTGAGCCCCAGAATTTTATTCATGTAACTCACTTTGCTGTAACTGGAGCCGCTTAGTACGATGGCGGCCGACATTAACACATCGCCGATCGGCATGTGGCCCTTTTTGGGTTGACTGTCCCAAAGATGGAATGAATGTCCTTTGGTACAAACAGCATTTACACTTAGGAAAGATCCGGTTATTTTCTTCCGAATGCTCTTAATGGCTGCCGGACAGTTCCTCCCTCCCCTGCAACGTGAGCCCCACAGAAGTTTATCCAGACAAGACTCGAATACAAGAAACTTGTTCTCATCAACCTCATCTTTGTATCCCAAATCCGTCAGATTCTCTGAATCGACTGTAGATTCCACTTCGCATTCATCATCGGCAACTTTGGCATTGTATGTGTTCTGAACTAAAGGCTCATTGGTCGGGTCCGTGTGTTCTGTAGCACCCACGCGCATATCTACACCCTTTGTAGCAACGGAATCGGACTCTGCTTCCTCTCTCATTCTCAGACAGGTTGAACCCATATCCAGGGCCGGCCCGTTATAGCTGTTTTTGAGGCTTGGTGTTGCCCAGTGCACTTGAGGAGCAGCCCATGGCGGTGGCCTTTCCAAGGGAGTAGCCACAGTCTGGCTCGTTACTGGATACTGTCCCGGCATGAAATTGCACTGCAACCTCTTATTTTTCTGGTTAAATACTGTCTGTGAGGCCACAGTTCTCTTGGCAAATTTAGTACCCGTGTTAGTAGAAGCTGATTTCTTCTCAAAGTAACAGGTGGTGTAAGTGCTGGCGTCGACCAATATTGGCTTTTTTGCAACTGATATTCTTGAACAAACACAGGGAAGTTGTTGAATTACGACTTGTGAGTGATTAGGTGCCACTTGGAGCAGAGTGGAGTCCAAATCTTTATGTTTTTTAGAGACTCTCTGTGTCTTCGGTTTCTTCAAAGGAGGCGAGAAGGTTTCGGGAAACTGCGTTGGTACCGCCTCTCGTTTGAGGATTCGTCTTTTTTTGCCTTGTTCGGTGTAACTATCCACGGTGAAATGTTCCGAACACACGCGGAACGTGtcgctttttttcccctttaatactcTTAGCGCCATTTCGTCGATGTCTCTGAAGTTTTGAAGATTCTGGGGAATGTGCTCCAGCCAATTTCTTATTTGGGTGAGATTTCCGGGGAAAGCGTGAAGCACAACGTGAGGAAACTGCTTTTTTGAGCAGCTGTTGGAACATCCCTTCACTATGCAAGTTGGCATGGTGTGCAActaaagggaaagcaaaaaaaaaaaaaaacaataactggAAAGAAAATATAGTTACAGTACGACCACAAGCAAACTgtgttttatatttctttctgTCTGTGTGCAGTCTTACTATAACGGATATTGGGTTTGCCAAGCCACACCCCCTTCTGACCATAGGCAATTATGaactatatggtgctggtttcacttttggagctccctatagatcctctcaggtccctgtctgggtttcaaatgagggggggggcgtgtcctaacggtccctgccagaagcacagtaggaggggggagccaatcacagccctgcagtcacacaagcacagacaggcttcagttccctatcaggtcaggctagctagaagtggaacagatgggtgggggtttgggggaatttctcaataaatcagtcagaaacacaacttttaaaagtacattccttctatatctagatgagtataattcattggcacaatattgattttcacacaaaatgtcccctttaaatggccgccagatgtagaatacaatggtgcaaAATCTGTATTAATATACACAATACGCATGCAATTTTTTAAtccccctgcagcgggattaacccccagtcccacagccgcccctctctatcggcccctgcagcgggattaacccccagtcccacagccgcccctctctatcagcccctgcagcgggattaacccccagtcccacagccgcccctctctatcagcccctgcagcgggattaacccccagtcccacagccgcccctctctatcggcccctgcagcgggattaacccccagtcccacagccgcccctctctatcagcccctgcagcgggattaactcccagtcccacagccgcccctctctatcagcccctgcagcgggattaacccccagtcccacagccgcccctctctatcggcccctgcagcgggattaacccccagtcccacagccgcccctctctatcagcccctgcagcgggattaactcccagtcccacagccgcccctctctatcagcccctgcagcgggattaactcccagtcccacagccgcccctctctatcagcccctgcagcgggattaacccccagtcccacagccgcccctctctatcagcccctgcagcgggattaacccccagtcccacagccgcccctctctatcagcccctgcagcgggattaacccccagtcccacagccgcccctctctatcagcccctgcagcgggattaacccccagtcccacagccgcccctctctatcagcccctgcagcgggattaacccccagtcccacagccgcccctctctatcggcccctgcagcgggattaacccccagtcccacagccgcccctctctatcagcccctgcagcggg
Coding sequences within it:
- the LOC100497073 gene encoding uncharacterized protein LOC100497073 translates to MPTCIVKGCSNSCSKKQFPHVVLHAFPGNLTQIRNWLEHIPQNLQNFRDIDEMALRVLKGKKSDTFRVCSEHFTVDSYTEQGKKRRILKREAVPTQFPETFSPPLKKPKTQRVSKKHKDLDSTLLQVAPNHSQVVIQQLPCVCSRISVAKKPILVDASTYTTCYFEKKSASTNTGTKFAKRTVASQTVFNQKNKRLQCNFMPGQYPVTSQTVATPLERPPPWAAPQVHWATPSLKNSYNGPALDMGSTCLRMREEAESDSVATKGVDMRVGATEHTDPTNEPLVQNTYNAKVADDECEVESTVDSENLTDLGYKDEVDENKFLVFESCLDKLLWGSRCRGGRNCPAAIKSIRKKITGSFLSVNAVCTKGHSFHLWDSQPKKGHMPIGDVLMSAAIVLSGSSYSKVSYMNKILGLRQIGKETHYRHQRLFLFPTINHHWESEQHRVMKELGQKPVCLVTDRNCHSAEKRCVCTFMEATSKKIVSLKVNQASPETSSLALERQTFQSALDNVLQCNVNVQLVCTEPRPWVKNLMEENYGHILHEFDAWRYGKSVGNRVAAASKKRNCSELSQWGAPVRNHLWWAVRSCEGNTELMMEKWNSLIYHIIGVHKWRTGALFHTCEHAPQEDEVTRSFLVKGSRAHRKLREIVLSRDINKNLPKLRNICHMGELDVFRSNALKYRPKQSHFSAHSLIARTQLAALDHNRNVHHQLAILANGRDEEVLREDYPRVEFRELKKDWRVKPVYDLARCDFIFTIMKDVVRYVYGERCPG